One region of Sulfurisphaera ohwakuensis genomic DNA includes:
- a CDS encoding tRNA(Met) cytidine acetyltransferase TmcA, whose amino-acid sequence MREEFQKALDFYYRHLLFVEGNNFLNSTLGFLNSFLEINKKPRIAYAFHPWVDKAKERFDFFKQIGLPMTDIDYSSSEKFLGETFDLVIMDAVDDFRPNYISRLTDMARGGGLIVIYTNDIYKDKLYRNSLIRDGVVDNFFEDRFMRKIRSYQGIIYVKDEKLVNFKSVNVNELKKSSLKIPSNPSIPVKLHNLCLSEDQNKALEESLFILHDDRKRILAVTAPRGRGKSAAIGLFLSYVISLKHKEPTVIVITSPSYYSSSEIFRFLITGLKSLGIKYTVTRSRDGKIMRISAGEVIVRWLAPDLAKDYDGYLIVVDEAAALGIETLEYIIRKWNKTILITTIHGYEGSGKAFLKYLLLIKQKYLFKHVTLDFPIRYSKGDPIERFIYDVMLLDAEPKIKQLNNSIEEVNREELFKNDGRLRQIYGILVSAHYRNSPDDLMLLGDLHFQKLYSLSDVSLAQVIFEGGLSEERISSILKGESNLGHLIPHRIIKYERLKEFGKLKGWRIIRIAVLPELQGKGLGSKLLSHIRGDAISNNLDWLGSSFILDTRVLNFWVKNGFTPIYLASRKNEGLNGYSVIVVYPISDKAKELANVLSFNLKRKIINTAHQVYFNVSPLSLAKLLDSINAFKKIDDLRSQDIDKINAYLEGILPYNSVADSIGLLTEKYFWEMPIKLDLLEEAVLVGRVLQGKSWSHISYNIEKSPRETEEILRNAVNKLMKAFI is encoded by the coding sequence ATGAGAGAAGAGTTTCAAAAAGCCTTAGATTTTTATTACAGGCACTTACTTTTCGTAGAAGGGAATAATTTTCTGAATTCTACTTTAGGTTTTTTAAATTCTTTTCTTGAAATTAATAAAAAACCTAGAATAGCTTACGCTTTCCATCCTTGGGTTGATAAAGCAAAGGAAAGATTTGATTTTTTTAAACAAATTGGATTACCAATGACAGATATTGATTATTCATCTTCAGAAAAATTTCTTGGGGAGACATTTGACCTAGTAATAATGGATGCTGTAGATGATTTTCGTCCTAATTATATTTCTCGTTTAACTGATATGGCTAGAGGTGGAGGACTAATTGTTATCTATACTAACGATATATACAAAGACAAGTTGTACAGAAACAGTCTAATAAGAGATGGAGTTGTTGATAACTTCTTTGAAGATAGGTTTATGAGGAAAATAAGATCATATCAAGGGATAATTTATGTAAAAGATGAAAAATTAGTAAATTTTAAGAGCGTAAATGTAAATGAATTAAAAAAATCTTCACTTAAAATCCCGTCTAATCCTTCCATTCCGGTTAAGTTACATAACCTTTGCCTAAGTGAAGATCAAAATAAGGCATTGGAAGAGTCATTATTTATCCTTCATGATGATAGAAAACGAATTTTAGCTGTGACTGCACCAAGAGGTAGGGGGAAGAGTGCTGCAATAGGGCTTTTCTTATCATATGTTATTTCTCTAAAACATAAAGAACCAACGGTAATAGTCATAACTTCTCCTTCTTATTATTCTTCTTCAGAAATCTTTAGATTTTTAATTACGGGTCTTAAAAGCCTGGGCATAAAATACACCGTTACTAGATCGAGGGATGGAAAAATTATGAGGATTTCAGCTGGAGAAGTGATAGTCAGATGGTTAGCTCCAGATTTAGCCAAAGATTATGATGGTTATTTAATTGTAGTTGATGAAGCAGCAGCTTTAGGAATAGAAACGCTAGAGTATATTATTAGAAAGTGGAACAAGACGATCCTTATAACTACTATTCACGGGTACGAAGGTTCTGGAAAGGCATTTCTTAAGTATCTTCTATTAATAAAGCAAAAATATCTTTTTAAACACGTTACTTTAGACTTTCCTATAAGATATTCAAAGGGGGATCCGATAGAGAGATTTATTTATGACGTTATGCTCTTGGATGCAGAACCAAAGATAAAGCAATTAAATAATAGCATAGAAGAAGTTAACAGAGAAGAGTTATTTAAAAATGATGGCAGATTAAGACAAATTTACGGTATCCTTGTTTCAGCTCATTATCGTAATTCTCCAGACGATTTAATGTTGTTAGGCGATTTACATTTTCAGAAGTTGTATTCGTTAAGTGATGTTTCCCTAGCACAAGTTATATTTGAAGGGGGATTATCGGAAGAGAGAATAAGTAGCATTTTAAAGGGAGAGAGCAATTTAGGACATTTAATACCTCACAGAATTATAAAGTATGAGAGGTTGAAGGAATTTGGTAAATTGAAAGGTTGGAGAATAATAAGGATTGCTGTATTACCGGAATTACAAGGCAAGGGGCTAGGCTCTAAGTTACTTTCTCATATTAGGGGTGATGCAATATCTAATAATTTGGATTGGCTAGGTTCTTCTTTCATCTTAGATACAAGAGTCCTTAATTTTTGGGTAAAAAATGGTTTTACTCCAATCTATTTAGCATCTAGAAAAAATGAAGGTCTAAATGGTTACTCTGTTATAGTTGTTTATCCTATTTCTGATAAGGCGAAAGAGCTTGCAAATGTATTATCTTTTAATTTAAAAAGAAAGATAATCAATACTGCTCATCAAGTATATTTTAACGTATCGCCTTTATCATTAGCTAAGCTTTTAGATAGTATTAACGCTTTTAAGAAAATAGATGATCTAAGATCACAAGATATAGATAAGATAAATGCATATTTAGAGGGTATTCTCCCTTATAATTCAGTAGCCGATTCTATTGGTTTGTTAACTGAAAAATATTTTTGGGAAATGCCGATAAAACTAGATTTATTAGAAGAAGCTGTACTAGTTGGTCGAGTACTTCAAGGGAAAAGTTGGTCACATATAAGTTACAATATAGAAAAATCCCCAAGGGAAACAGAAGAGATACTCAGAAATGCCGTTAATAAACTTATGAAAGCTTTTATTTAA
- a CDS encoding COG1361 S-layer family protein, which translates to MKFMAMNKKTLGLLFVLAFILPTLIVFSQIQGTSVNISAISHVSQILAPGMGPVPITFTLINLGSPIYNVNVTPLSIYPFSLYQYYNNTENITIPEIQTASQVNVTFLYKISPSASDGIYKIYLKITGELPNGDIVSKNVSAIVPILGYVSITAQSVWGSLTSPLVVSGGENNLPLTIVLVNSGNAIASNVSVILKSHYPVKFEENKINVGYLPVGQPVEIATYASIYPNATQGVYQVPIVVSYFNGVNLTTNMTVDINGYVNFSVTAIWGSINSPITVSSGQSQVPLTFVIRNLGDVNALNVTLDLDSEYPLYFTQKNVYVGIVPAGEYNYASVTVNVYPNATPGVYYIPVTIQYFNTKTVVYTPVVIYSPNITINAFTIPPQVFPGYYDVEIKAILVNYGEAIANNVSVSISSPFPLISSSEFTVGALPQGVPANLTFLINIPNDTKAGYYYINFTVKYDGGKYVKSFKIEVYPKANLEVVGVYYPTLSSGASQVPITITIKNVGNATAKNVKAILGSNDVIYPYVSSSNPLMALTASEAYLGDIKPGEEVNVTYVVDVSGGAQAGNYTMAITLLWNQTGALFPFVQNDKFTVQVSPSAFSNLISQGIIVEVNNTKYTISWLIIIVVIIMIILIVVGVALRSRRKH; encoded by the coding sequence ATGAAATTTATGGCAATGAATAAAAAGACCCTAGGGCTCCTCTTTGTATTAGCCTTTATCTTACCAACGTTAATTGTTTTTTCTCAAATTCAAGGTACATCAGTTAATATTTCAGCAATTTCCCACGTTTCTCAAATTTTAGCTCCAGGCATGGGACCAGTACCAATAACATTTACGTTAATAAATTTAGGTTCACCAATCTATAATGTAAATGTTACACCACTATCAATATATCCTTTCAGTTTATATCAATACTATAATAATACTGAAAATATTACAATCCCTGAAATACAAACTGCTAGTCAAGTAAATGTCACATTCCTTTACAAGATATCTCCTTCTGCATCTGACGGAATTTATAAAATTTATCTCAAAATTACTGGAGAACTGCCTAATGGAGATATAGTATCGAAGAATGTATCCGCAATAGTTCCTATACTTGGTTATGTATCAATAACAGCACAATCTGTTTGGGGGTCATTAACTTCTCCATTAGTTGTGAGTGGTGGAGAAAATAACTTACCATTAACGATAGTTCTGGTTAATTCTGGTAATGCTATAGCATCTAATGTTTCAGTAATTCTTAAATCTCATTATCCGGTAAAATTTGAAGAAAATAAAATAAATGTTGGTTATTTACCGGTTGGTCAGCCAGTAGAAATAGCTACATATGCAAGTATTTATCCTAACGCTACTCAGGGAGTTTATCAAGTTCCTATTGTTGTAAGTTACTTTAATGGTGTTAATCTAACGACTAACATGACTGTGGATATAAATGGATATGTTAATTTTTCTGTTACTGCAATTTGGGGATCTATTAATTCACCAATAACTGTATCTTCTGGGCAGTCCCAAGTTCCTCTAACTTTTGTTATTAGAAATCTTGGAGATGTAAATGCTTTAAATGTGACATTAGATTTAGACTCAGAATATCCATTATATTTCACTCAAAAGAACGTATATGTTGGTATAGTACCAGCTGGTGAATATAATTATGCTTCTGTAACTGTAAATGTTTATCCAAATGCAACACCTGGAGTATATTATATTCCGGTAACTATTCAATACTTTAACACTAAGACTGTTGTTTATACTCCAGTAGTCATATACTCACCAAATATTACAATAAACGCCTTTACAATTCCACCACAAGTATTTCCGGGATATTATGACGTTGAAATTAAAGCAATTCTAGTAAATTATGGCGAAGCAATAGCCAATAACGTTTCAGTTTCAATATCTTCTCCTTTCCCATTAATTTCTTCAAGTGAGTTTACTGTTGGGGCATTACCTCAAGGAGTCCCAGCTAATTTAACCTTTTTAATTAACATACCTAATGATACAAAAGCTGGGTATTACTACATTAATTTCACAGTTAAATATGATGGTGGGAAATATGTAAAATCGTTTAAGATAGAAGTATATCCCAAAGCGAACCTAGAAGTGGTTGGAGTCTATTACCCAACTTTATCCTCAGGTGCTTCTCAAGTTCCTATAACTATAACAATAAAGAATGTTGGTAATGCTACTGCAAAAAACGTTAAAGCTATTCTAGGCTCTAATGACGTAATTTATCCATATGTTAGTAGTTCAAATCCACTGATGGCATTAACAGCATCTGAAGCTTATTTAGGTGATATTAAGCCTGGAGAAGAGGTTAATGTAACATATGTTGTTGATGTCAGTGGTGGTGCACAAGCTGGAAATTATACTATGGCAATAACTTTATTGTGGAATCAAACTGGTGCGTTATTCCCGTTTGTGCAAAACGATAAGTTTACTGTACAAGTATCTCCATCAGCGTTTAGCAATTTAATATCTCAAGGAATAATAGTAGAAGTAAATAACACAAAGTATACAATAAGTTGGCTTATTATAATAGTAGTGATAATCATGATAATTTTAATAGTTGTTGGGGTAGCATTAAGAAGTAGGAGGAAACACTAA
- a CDS encoding MMPL family transporter: protein MKAYLILWLILLVILAPFALNIQHLFVYSDSPFLNSHFASVKVKDILVKYFNFSTNDDIYVITKGNYSTSLKIINETASKYLQNYKLLTPYSILNESNSSYFSVILPIIKKVYEEILPFHEIYKNLTTLQLLLLNNLTSFYFQLNVTYGLPLGKFKSNSSLALKFLAVYNTLKNGTDVEKARNASYIVFKDPYVFLFSFNNYSDMNLVANTLKEFKDYTYLIRIITGKNVSTAEIEDPYNYSLTLVEKEFPPPPLSINQFHKGDEWLFIVQVPSNESLIDVETFMRALPNATITGHLPIYAESAVVTEQDLRIIDIFTILILTILLVVLVRSLLPIIILIVSAMIGLVVAYSLLYLLTFFGYSIYYISGLVIPPIVFGITVDYSILFLYRYFEEVRKGEKEPLKVAFRTAGRAVLFSGLSITLGFSSFLFSSSPLLRNIGIALVISSISSLVPAILFIRTALSSIKVRWLSFPRREIPNPQDVRQRYLEKISRVSINHKYLVLLFMIILAVASYSVFITHHTNVAIDEIVPSSSEVVRGEQLLGQLYNYSVDYVIIKGNPNTTYSEIYNLSKELINKSALVYGPASIGKALFANKTYVTNLYYSDNYSSLEIYIPYPVFSHGAISLTKQLINEGYLVGGSNAERIDIVDNTVNLYYTEVLPLTIVTITVYLIISLGSILVPIRLSLTLLLSSLFGVSILYLVYGSLYWLTPLIVFAIMYSLGIDYDMFIIIRILEEKGNDEERIVNAVKKTGLVVTAAGLILAGAFLSLMSSDMRFLQEIGFGVGITILFDTFVVRPIFVPAILAILKKYNWWPRMMNLTRDDR from the coding sequence ATGAAAGCTTATTTAATTTTATGGCTAATTCTTCTAGTTATTTTAGCACCTTTCGCTTTGAATATACAACATTTATTCGTTTACTCTGATTCACCTTTTCTAAATTCGCATTTTGCTAGCGTTAAAGTAAAAGATATTCTTGTGAAATATTTTAATTTTTCGACGAATGATGATATATATGTAATAACTAAAGGAAATTATAGTACATCGCTGAAAATTATAAATGAGACGGCGAGTAAGTATCTTCAGAACTACAAACTTTTAACTCCCTACTCTATACTTAATGAAAGCAATAGCTCATATTTCTCCGTCATACTTCCGATAATTAAGAAGGTCTATGAAGAGATTTTACCATTTCATGAAATTTATAAAAATTTAACAACGTTACAACTTCTGCTATTAAATAACCTTACATCTTTTTATTTTCAACTGAACGTAACCTACGGATTACCCTTAGGAAAGTTCAAAAGTAATTCTAGTCTAGCATTAAAGTTTTTGGCAGTTTATAATACCTTAAAAAATGGTACCGATGTTGAGAAAGCTAGGAATGCGAGTTATATAGTGTTTAAGGATCCGTATGTTTTTCTTTTCTCTTTTAATAACTACAGTGATATGAATTTAGTTGCCAATACCTTGAAGGAGTTTAAGGATTATACATATTTGATTAGGATTATAACTGGAAAGAATGTATCTACAGCAGAGATTGAGGATCCGTATAATTATTCTTTAACTTTGGTTGAAAAGGAATTTCCTCCCCCACCTTTAAGTATTAACCAGTTTCATAAAGGAGATGAGTGGCTATTTATAGTTCAAGTGCCTTCTAACGAAAGTTTAATCGATGTAGAGACATTTATGAGAGCTTTACCAAATGCTACAATAACTGGGCATTTACCAATATATGCTGAGTCTGCTGTAGTTACTGAACAAGATTTAAGGATTATTGATATTTTTACAATATTAATTTTAACTATACTTTTAGTTGTACTTGTAAGATCTTTGCTTCCTATTATAATATTAATTGTTAGTGCAATGATAGGGTTAGTAGTAGCATATTCTTTGTTATATCTTCTTACTTTCTTCGGTTATTCTATTTATTATATTTCTGGATTAGTTATTCCTCCGATAGTTTTTGGTATAACAGTTGACTACTCAATTCTATTTTTATATAGGTATTTTGAAGAGGTTAGAAAAGGCGAGAAAGAACCTTTGAAGGTTGCATTTAGAACTGCAGGAAGGGCAGTTCTATTTAGTGGGTTAAGTATAACCTTAGGTTTTTCATCATTTCTTTTTTCTTCTTCGCCTTTGTTAAGAAACATAGGAATAGCGTTAGTAATATCTTCAATCTCGTCACTAGTTCCAGCTATACTCTTTATAAGAACAGCACTGTCTTCAATCAAAGTAAGATGGTTAAGTTTTCCAAGAAGAGAAATTCCAAATCCCCAAGATGTTAGGCAAAGATATTTAGAAAAAATATCTAGAGTATCAATTAATCATAAGTATTTGGTCCTTCTTTTTATGATAATATTAGCTGTAGCTTCGTACTCTGTATTCATAACACATCATACAAATGTGGCTATTGATGAGATAGTTCCCTCTTCTTCAGAAGTAGTTAGAGGAGAACAACTGTTAGGTCAACTATATAATTATAGTGTAGATTATGTTATAATTAAGGGAAATCCAAATACTACGTATTCGGAAATATACAATCTAAGTAAAGAATTAATAAATAAAAGTGCGTTGGTTTATGGTCCAGCATCAATTGGTAAGGCACTTTTTGCTAATAAGACTTATGTTACAAATCTTTATTATTCCGATAATTACTCGTCACTGGAAATTTATATTCCATATCCTGTATTCAGTCATGGTGCAATAAGCTTAACAAAGCAACTTATTAATGAGGGGTATCTTGTTGGTGGAAGTAATGCTGAAAGAATAGATATTGTAGATAATACTGTAAATTTGTATTACACAGAAGTTTTACCGCTAACGATAGTTACAATTACTGTATACTTAATAATTAGTTTAGGTTCTATTTTAGTACCTATAAGGCTAAGTCTTACTCTTTTATTAAGTTCTTTGTTTGGTGTCTCAATTCTTTATCTAGTATATGGCTCTCTATACTGGCTTACACCTCTAATAGTTTTCGCAATTATGTATAGCCTTGGGATCGATTATGATATGTTTATCATTATTAGAATTTTAGAAGAAAAAGGAAATGATGAGGAAAGAATTGTGAATGCTGTTAAAAAAACTGGATTAGTAGTTACAGCTGCTGGTTTAATACTAGCTGGTGCATTTCTTTCCCTAATGTCTTCAGATATGAGGTTTCTACAAGAAATAGGATTTGGGGTTGGTATCACTATTTTATTCGATACATTTGTAGTAAGACCTATATTTGTTCCTGCAATATTAGCAATATTGAAGAAATATAATTGGTGGCCTAGAATGATGAACCTTACAAGGGATGATCGGTGA
- a CDS encoding extracellular solute-binding protein yields MKAISTIAIAIIVIVVIAIIATAAYFIISSHHTQTTTTTSTTPITLTVVTFSGTSANFIQYAGELFHQLHPNVEVQVVQYPFSEYISKELTALEAHSSQYDIIGFTSTSALSVAPYLLPLNQSDFNFSDIIYPQEDFGGLYYNTSTGKTEIIGIAYETAVYLMAYNMTVFNNQTLAEEFEQEYHMNFSPITYKNWTVVLDVDEFLTSHHITKYGFLIDDHVAHGIIDAFPAVFGWYYFRDSSINLGNPSGIPNYNIMFEGKILPGYNYPLPSFNSTSGVEALMTYRELVNYEPNPSQIQISYDNLPEFFSQAAGAFLFTSQLSYINDSQDVLLAPLPGGYAETGTDFLGISKYSAHPQLALEFLQFLVSPKVQEIAFLKFGKFPVSKEAFNNLISNSSIPYYQREWLQETYRAALNASANPPNIPPTYPKLIPSFNNLVFQFLTSPQYNETYAMEILQQAANEWVSALS; encoded by the coding sequence ATGAAGGCCATTTCAACAATAGCAATAGCAATTATAGTAATTGTAGTAATAGCTATAATAGCCACAGCAGCATATTTTATTATATCAAGCCATCATACACAAACAACAACAACTACTAGTACTACACCAATTACACTTACAGTAGTTACGTTTAGTGGTACTTCCGCAAACTTTATTCAATATGCGGGAGAGCTTTTCCATCAACTCCATCCCAATGTTGAAGTTCAAGTAGTTCAGTATCCGTTTAGTGAGTATATAAGTAAGGAATTAACAGCGTTAGAGGCACATTCATCTCAATACGACATTATAGGCTTTACTTCAACTTCCGCTTTATCTGTAGCGCCTTATTTGTTACCATTAAATCAGAGTGATTTCAATTTCTCTGATATAATATATCCACAAGAGGATTTTGGAGGACTTTATTATAATACAAGTACGGGGAAAACGGAAATTATAGGGATAGCTTATGAGACTGCTGTATATTTAATGGCTTACAACATGACAGTATTTAATAACCAAACCTTAGCAGAAGAATTTGAGCAAGAATATCATATGAACTTCTCTCCAATAACATATAAAAATTGGACTGTAGTTTTAGATGTAGATGAGTTCCTAACTTCTCACCATATAACTAAATATGGATTTCTAATTGATGACCATGTAGCACATGGTATAATTGATGCCTTTCCTGCTGTGTTTGGTTGGTATTATTTCAGAGATAGTTCAATCAATTTAGGAAACCCGTCTGGAATACCAAATTATAACATAATGTTTGAAGGGAAGATACTTCCAGGATATAATTATCCTTTACCGTCATTTAACAGTACTTCTGGAGTAGAAGCCCTTATGACATATAGAGAATTAGTAAATTACGAACCAAATCCCTCTCAAATTCAAATATCATATGATAATTTACCAGAATTCTTCTCACAAGCTGCAGGTGCGTTTTTGTTCACTTCACAGCTAAGTTATATTAATGACTCACAAGATGTACTATTAGCGCCACTTCCTGGTGGGTATGCAGAAACTGGAACTGACTTCTTAGGCATTAGTAAATACTCTGCTCATCCTCAATTGGCGTTGGAATTCCTACAATTCTTAGTATCACCTAAGGTTCAAGAAATAGCTTTCTTAAAATTTGGTAAGTTCCCAGTATCTAAGGAGGCATTTAACAATTTAATAAGTAACTCCTCAATACCTTATTATCAAAGGGAATGGTTACAAGAAACTTATAGGGCAGCCCTTAATGCTTCTGCTAATCCGCCTAATATTCCACCTACTTATCCAAAACTTATACCGAGTTTTAATAACTTAGTCTTTCAGTTTTTAACATCTCCTCAATACAATGAAACCTATGCCATGGAAATATTGCAACAAGCTGCAAATGAATGGGTTTCAGCCCTATCGTAA
- a CDS encoding ABC transporter ATP-binding protein, whose amino-acid sequence MITLKNVTKLFGNFKALDNVSLEIEKGEFFIILGRSGSGKTTLLRLIAGLEKVTSGRIIIDNEDVTDLPPSKRDVGMVFQNYALYPNKTVYENMAIALENIKISKSEKEKRIVEISKELDIYNLLDKYPGQLSGGQQQRVAIAKALVRRPKVMLMDEPLSNLDVQLRYSARKLIKKIQREFNITTLYVTHDSNEALAIADRICVIDKGKVLQVGKPEEIYSSPSNITVASLLTSMSFIRVDGKTIGVRPEDVILGEGQYEGTVTNSEFWGSYYLIYIDYNGNEIRAMSKNRIKEGSKIKFELTNYKVFNHD is encoded by the coding sequence TTGATTACACTTAAAAACGTAACTAAACTTTTCGGTAACTTTAAAGCTTTAGACAATGTAAGCCTCGAAATAGAAAAGGGAGAGTTCTTCATAATTTTAGGCAGATCAGGTTCTGGGAAAACTACACTTCTCAGACTTATAGCTGGATTGGAAAAAGTGACTTCTGGGAGAATAATAATAGATAATGAAGATGTTACAGATCTTCCTCCTTCAAAAAGAGATGTGGGAATGGTTTTTCAGAATTATGCATTATATCCTAATAAAACTGTTTATGAAAATATGGCTATAGCTCTTGAAAATATTAAGATTAGTAAATCGGAAAAAGAAAAGAGGATAGTTGAAATTTCGAAGGAATTAGATATATATAATTTACTGGATAAATATCCTGGTCAACTTTCTGGAGGTCAGCAACAAAGAGTAGCAATAGCAAAGGCTTTAGTCAGAAGACCTAAGGTAATGCTAATGGACGAACCTCTATCAAACCTAGACGTTCAACTTAGGTATTCTGCCAGAAAATTAATCAAAAAAATACAAAGAGAATTTAATATCACTACACTTTACGTTACCCATGATTCTAATGAGGCTTTAGCTATTGCAGATAGAATATGTGTAATAGATAAGGGAAAGGTTTTACAGGTGGGAAAACCTGAGGAAATTTATAGTTCTCCCTCAAATATCACAGTCGCCTCACTATTAACGTCTATGAGCTTTATACGAGTGGATGGAAAAACTATTGGGGTTAGACCAGAGGATGTTATATTAGGTGAGGGGCAATATGAAGGGACAGTTACAAATTCCGAATTTTGGGGTTCGTATTATTTAATTTATATTGACTATAACGGAAATGAGATAAGGGCTATGAGCAAAAATAGAATAAAAGAAGGCTCAAAAATAAAGTTCGAATTAACTAATTATAAGGTGTTCAATCATGATTAG
- a CDS encoding ABC transporter permease subunit produces the protein MIRYSIPYLVYITIFGILPLILTFVIVGLNFNLAKSAFSITNVGEIIYNTFYFSLFTAIVSTILGFILAIGVDMFPKKVLILLALLPFTIPFTSSALIWVISFYGGYGWFTYLLGINYDPLYFSKTALTAVSLVSAWSSTPLAFLLILASLRSVPVEVKESAQIDGLTLSQYYLNVAFPYALKGILLSFLINFVLSMGNFDLPYVMTQGGPGFSTTTLSLIVYFMMFEYDNFSGGALFAAILSLIATLPAIGVALLVKKGGFRVSLPAIKIPDKLFKPIILALTVIIILFLDFPVYWMILVATRPNNLDFVKPPILLPKSINLSYLISSFYSSIPYMISSIVIALIVGVITILLSSISAYGSARKFWFWLLILSIYLYALPSTSYIIPIYLMEADVNLINTWIGLALPSAIFTATFAFWTMFNFYIDFPKVYEEAAEIDGMKNKMLRLILPLSRPFLIASFIISFIFAWHLLFYPLVLSETPYNMNFPPSGSETITIFALNSITQGSVNWALLASSALIAALPVIIISYVAQDYVLRGLYSGGVKGS, from the coding sequence ATGATTAGATATTCCATACCTTACTTAGTATATATTACTATTTTCGGAATTTTACCATTAATTCTAACGTTTGTAATAGTTGGTTTAAACTTTAATCTTGCGAAATCAGCTTTTTCAATAACAAATGTTGGTGAAATAATATATAATACTTTTTACTTCTCATTATTTACTGCAATAGTTTCAACTATTTTGGGCTTTATTCTCGCTATAGGAGTTGATATGTTCCCTAAAAAAGTCTTGATCTTATTAGCCCTATTACCCTTTACAATACCTTTTACGTCATCAGCACTTATCTGGGTAATAAGTTTTTATGGAGGCTACGGATGGTTCACCTACTTACTTGGAATTAATTATGATCCTTTATACTTCTCTAAAACAGCGTTAACTGCAGTAAGCCTTGTCAGTGCATGGAGTTCTACTCCTTTAGCGTTTTTACTAATATTAGCCTCTTTAAGGAGTGTCCCAGTTGAAGTTAAGGAATCGGCACAGATAGACGGTTTAACTCTATCCCAATATTACCTTAATGTAGCCTTTCCCTATGCATTAAAAGGAATATTACTTTCCTTCCTTATTAATTTCGTACTATCCATGGGTAACTTTGACCTACCATATGTTATGACTCAAGGGGGACCAGGGTTTTCTACAACAACACTTTCGTTAATCGTATATTTCATGATGTTTGAATACGATAACTTTTCTGGTGGTGCATTATTTGCGGCAATACTTTCTCTTATAGCAACACTTCCAGCAATAGGTGTTGCCTTATTAGTAAAGAAAGGAGGTTTTAGAGTTAGTTTACCCGCAATCAAAATCCCAGATAAGTTATTCAAACCGATAATTCTAGCTCTTACCGTGATAATTATATTATTTTTAGATTTTCCAGTCTATTGGATGATATTAGTCGCTACGAGACCTAATAATTTAGATTTCGTAAAACCGCCAATTTTACTTCCCAAATCCATTAATTTGTCTTATTTAATATCATCATTTTATTCCTCAATACCGTACATGATAAGTTCAATAGTTATAGCATTAATTGTAGGCGTAATTACAATTCTACTGTCAAGTATAAGTGCCTATGGGAGTGCTAGAAAATTCTGGTTCTGGCTCTTAATATTATCAATATATTTATATGCTTTACCATCAACGTCTTACATAATACCAATATATCTAATGGAGGCTGACGTTAATTTAATTAACACATGGATAGGTTTAGCACTACCTTCAGCAATATTTACAGCTACTTTTGCTTTCTGGACTATGTTCAATTTCTATATTGATTTCCCTAAAGTATATGAAGAAGCTGCGGAAATTGATGGAATGAAAAATAAGATGCTTAGATTAATATTACCACTATCCAGACCTTTCTTAATTGCCAGTTTTATAATCTCTTTCATATTTGCCTGGCATCTACTATTTTACCCGCTAGTATTAAGCGAAACACCATATAATATGAACTTCCCACCTAGTGGGAGTGAAACAATAACTATCTTTGCACTGAATTCAATAACACAAGGATCAGTAAATTGGGCTCTATTAGCATCTTCTGCACTGATAGCTGCACTACCAGTTATAATAATATCCTATGTAGCGCAAGATTACGTATTAAGAGGATTATATAGTGGAGGAGTAAAAGGTAGCTGA